A segment of the Babesia microti strain RI chromosome II, complete genome genome:
acattttaaaaatgtgtACTAAGAAAAAATACCCAAAATATGGCAATTGTGTGAGAGTAATATATAACTGGCACCACATTTATACCTGAACTAATATATGTCGCATAAATATTGGaaagatttaaatatacttttaaataatcaaaaaataccATCCAATATTCAGCTCTCTAAATGGAACACgatctaaataaaaataacaatatgaATATACAGGATAAATTAAACACTTTAGATAACAAGGAAAAAGGAAGATTATTGGCGCAAAGAGGATTATTTAGCGCAGCTGAAATAAGAAATGAAGATCTATTTGGAAAAGGGAGGAGTGGAAGGCGTCCTACTTTAACCGATAAACATTGTATCTTGCGTCTTCCTCAAGATGTTGccaaattaatttctgATAGATTATCAAGAAAAGAAAATCCGGGTGTTACTATCACTCCAGTttctaaaaatgattatcGTCAATATGATATTAGCATAGATGGATACCATATACCTCTTACGGGTGTACTAGGTGAACTTCCATGTTTAATAGAAGCACATAAGACTTTAGATGGGGATTTATTGTTCAAATCTGCagatatatcacaattaatGATCGCACTACCACATGATATTGCACAGGAAACTTTGAAAGATATGAGAgaaaacaaattttggGAATGGCCTGATGGGCTTACACCTGGAACAAAAGATATTAGAACTAggaaatttaaaaattttgaaatgtATCGCAAGGAAGATATAAAGGAGGCTGAACAGCATGTAACAAAGCTTCTGAACTCCAATATAAGGGACACATACCACTATGAAGTTAAAAGCAATCAACAAGTGTCATCTTTGGTAAAGGCTTGGAAAGAAGGGCAAATTAATGAACGAGTTGTTGGCCCAGATGAAAACATTGGAAACTTTTTAAAGGAATTGGAGGAACGGGCTGAAAATGATGGCTACCTTTCTGATGTTTCTGAGATAATTTTAAGTAggttatacaaatttatttaggcgGCTTGGATGCGGGCCAATTAAAACAGAGACGACAGGAATGGCAAAGAAGAGTTCAAATAGAACGAGGGATGGGTGAGGCTGCAAAATTGTAGCCTAaatctaattatattactagaaacaatttgtctaattggtaaataatttgttttgtagttaattattgttAGTTCCATCCCTGCTTGTATTTATCCTCTGCAATATCATCGATACAAAGAATGGAAGGAACAGTGGtatgaaatttgtaaacaTAATTTGAATAGGGTTGTAATAGATTTTATTTCTTACATTTGAATGGCTATGCGTGAATTCTGAGAATTAATAGGTACTAACCTCCAATGATGttac
Coding sequences within it:
- a CDS encoding hypothetical protein (overlaps_old_locusTagID:BBM_II02710), which produces MFTNFIPLFLPFFVSMILQRINTSRDGTNNN
- a CDS encoding transcription initiation factor TFIID subunit D6 (overlaps_old_locusTagID:BBM_II02710) gives rise to the protein MEHDLNKNNNMNIQDKLNTLDNKEKGRLLAQRGLFSAAEIRNEDLFGKGRSGRRPTLTDKHCILRLPQDVAKLISDRLSRKENPGVTITPVSKNDYRQYDISIDGYHIPLTGVLGELPCLIEAHKTLDGDLLFKSADISQLMIALPHDIAQETLKDMRENKFWEWPDGLTPGTKDIRTRKFKNFEMYRKEDIKEAEQHVTKLLNSNIRDTYHYEVKSNQQVSSLVKAWKEGQINERVVGPDENIGNFLKELEERAENDGYLSDVSEIILSGLDAGQLKQRRQEWQRRVQIERGMGEAAKL